One window of Catellicoccus marimammalium M35/04/3 genomic DNA carries:
- a CDS encoding phospholipase D-like domain-containing protein, producing MKKETKWLVGIGAALLASSTFLYPKQKMKQKGQVLQEIKPKEPELEKSKEKVAIYTERDQALQLRLEAIRMAKEEIKVTQYAIESDESGDVFAQALLEAAQRGVQVKLLCNGLTYNWKHSQKYKESALLNEPNFQISVYGGLRRLRPWEINNVLHDKLLLVDHRLAISSGRNVGNRFLWPNIEGKTKDMDVIIYTDDIDAPLIQKMEEYFNQLWNAPFVTRKKLHSKKKGTQAQERFLPKAKQATKEYANQIQGQSLALSFYPVEGVGFWHNPAHENIKSPWIAQQFLSLLATGKVTWIQTPYFVWHKTMRKGLENLRRYPTKVMTNSVATSPNFFAYSCYLRQKTWDEQYGEMVEYHGQGSLHHKGFLYGEKGVGIGSYNLDCRSTFLDTENLVLLQSKELHDQLQAQILAYQAEDLPAKNVQWKQKVMEAMGRIVYPFYDLT from the coding sequence ATGAAAAAAGAGACGAAGTGGTTGGTCGGAATTGGAGCTGCTTTACTAGCAAGTAGTACCTTTTTATACCCAAAACAAAAAATGAAACAAAAAGGGCAAGTTTTACAAGAAATTAAACCCAAAGAGCCAGAATTAGAAAAAAGTAAAGAAAAAGTGGCGATTTATACCGAACGGGATCAAGCGTTACAATTACGTCTAGAAGCGATTCGTATGGCTAAAGAAGAGATTAAAGTAACTCAATATGCGATTGAGAGTGATGAAAGTGGAGATGTTTTTGCTCAAGCATTATTAGAAGCAGCTCAACGAGGCGTTCAAGTGAAATTACTATGTAATGGTTTGACATATAATTGGAAACATTCGCAAAAATATAAAGAGAGTGCTTTATTAAACGAACCTAATTTTCAAATTTCGGTTTATGGAGGGTTGCGTCGTCTTCGTCCATGGGAAATAAATAATGTTTTACATGACAAATTGTTATTAGTAGATCATCGATTAGCCATTTCTTCAGGGAGAAATGTTGGAAATCGTTTTTTGTGGCCAAATATAGAAGGTAAAACAAAAGATATGGATGTTATTATCTATACAGATGATATCGATGCACCATTGATTCAAAAGATGGAAGAATATTTCAATCAGCTATGGAATGCTCCTTTTGTGACCCGAAAAAAATTACATTCTAAGAAAAAAGGTACTCAAGCGCAAGAACGCTTTTTACCAAAAGCAAAACAGGCAACGAAAGAATATGCGAACCAAATTCAAGGACAATCTTTGGCTTTGTCTTTTTATCCTGTTGAAGGAGTAGGGTTTTGGCATAATCCAGCACATGAAAACATTAAATCTCCTTGGATTGCTCAACAATTTTTATCTCTATTAGCTACAGGAAAAGTGACTTGGATTCAAACTCCATATTTTGTTTGGCATAAGACAATGCGTAAGGGATTAGAAAATCTACGTCGATATCCAACGAAAGTAATGACAAATTCTGTAGCAACTAGTCCAAATTTCTTTGCTTATAGTTGTTACCTACGTCAAAAAACGTGGGATGAACAATATGGAGAAATGGTGGAATACCATGGACAAGGTTCTTTGCATCATAAAGGATTTTTATATGGCGAAAAAGGAGTCGGTATTGGTTCTTATAATCTAGATTGTCGTAGTACTTTTTTAGATACAGAAAATTTAGTGTTATTACAAAGTAAAGAGCTTCATGATCAATTGCAAGCTCAAATTTTAGCGTATCAAGCCGAGGATTTACCAGCTAAAAATGTACAGTGGAAACAAAAAGTGATGGAAGCAATGGGACGAATTGTATATCCTTTTTATGATTTGACTTAG
- a CDS encoding DUF441 domain-containing protein: MGSWLFLILIALIALVAHNQSLLIATVVVLVLKLFSPFTGSLMQLIHGKGIHWGITLISISILIPIATGEIGFADLWHAIRSPLGWIAMICGALVAIFSARGVNLIGQQPEVTVALVIGTILGVVLFKGVAAGPVIAAGMTYFLFQLWQTIVH, from the coding sequence ATGGGAAGTTGGTTATTTTTAATTTTAATTGCTTTAATTGCCTTAGTAGCGCATAACCAAAGTTTATTAATTGCGACTGTTGTCGTTTTAGTATTGAAATTATTTAGTCCTTTTACTGGTTCGCTCATGCAATTGATTCATGGTAAAGGAATCCATTGGGGAATTACTTTAATTTCCATTTCTATTTTAATCCCCATTGCCACTGGTGAAATTGGTTTTGCAGATTTATGGCATGCAATTCGTTCACCTTTAGGTTGGATCGCCATGATTTGTGGTGCGTTAGTAGCGATTTTCTCCGCTCGAGGAGTGAATTTAATTGGTCAACAACCAGAAGTCACGGTTGCCTTAGTAATTGGGACTATTCTAGGAGTTGTTTTATTCAAAGGAGTAGCTGCAGGCCCGGTAATTGCTGCAGGAATGACTTACTTTTTATTTCAATTATGGCAGACCATTGTGCATTAA
- a CDS encoding YfcC family protein, which produces MGSTAVAEPPKKKKKKFSFPSAYTILFIVMLIVLALTYFIPSGKYSTISYEGGNQFTITSPTGETSKAPATEATLKKYDVNIAVDKFKDGSISKPVAIPGSYEKLDKEHGGVVGFVKSFLGAPIDGFKDSVDIIIFVLIIGGIVRVINTMGVFSAGMNTLTKKLKGREAWLIVIITALISIGGTTFGMAEETIAFYPILVPVFMAAGYDAMVAIASIYLGSSMGSMASTVNPFSTVIASNAAGINFMDGVGLRLVLLVVGVAICIWYIIRYSNKVKKDETKSLVYDQKEELEENFLNDQLDAEAPKFDLHKKITLILFAAMFVVMIYGVKELGWYFSEMSMLFLGFGLFLAFISGMSEKDYTSEFIAGAGDLLGTALTIGLARGVTIIMDNAQISDTLLYWLSNAVSHMGGVVFAIVMLFVFMLLGFFIPSSSGLAVLAMPIMAPLADVVGVPRTTIIDAYNWGQGLMAFFAPTGLIIASLSMVNVGFNKWIKFVMPLVGIIGVLALILLGVSVFV; this is translated from the coding sequence ATGGGAAGCACAGCAGTGGCAGAACCGCCGAAAAAGAAAAAGAAAAAATTTAGTTTCCCTTCAGCGTACACAATTTTATTCATTGTCATGCTGATTGTTTTAGCACTTACTTATTTTATTCCATCAGGGAAATATTCAACGATTTCCTATGAGGGAGGAAACCAATTTACAATTACTTCCCCAACTGGAGAAACAAGTAAGGCACCTGCAACAGAAGCAACATTAAAGAAATATGATGTTAACATCGCTGTCGATAAATTTAAAGATGGTTCTATTTCTAAACCCGTTGCAATTCCTGGAAGTTATGAAAAACTAGATAAGGAGCACGGTGGAGTTGTTGGTTTTGTAAAGAGTTTCTTAGGCGCACCAATTGATGGATTTAAAGATTCGGTTGATATTATTATCTTCGTATTAATTATTGGTGGTATTGTTCGAGTTATCAATACAATGGGCGTCTTCTCTGCAGGGATGAATACACTGACCAAGAAGTTAAAAGGAAGAGAAGCATGGTTGATTGTTATCATCACTGCTTTAATCTCTATCGGAGGAACAACCTTCGGGATGGCCGAAGAAACGATTGCCTTCTATCCAATTTTAGTCCCTGTATTCATGGCTGCTGGATATGATGCGATGGTCGCGATCGCCTCGATATACCTGGGATCTTCAATGGGATCTATGGCCTCTACTGTTAACCCGTTCTCAACTGTAATTGCGTCAAACGCAGCAGGTATCAACTTTATGGACGGCGTTGGCTTACGTTTAGTATTATTAGTAGTCGGTGTGGCTATCTGTATTTGGTACATCATCCGCTACAGTAACAAAGTGAAAAAAGATGAAACAAAATCATTAGTATATGATCAAAAAGAAGAATTAGAAGAAAACTTCTTAAACGATCAATTAGATGCTGAAGCACCTAAATTTGATTTACATAAGAAAATCACTTTAATTCTATTTGCTGCAATGTTCGTTGTTATGATCTACGGAGTAAAAGAATTAGGTTGGTACTTCAGTGAAATGTCTATGTTATTCTTAGGATTCGGTTTATTCTTAGCCTTCATCAGTGGTATGAGTGAAAAAGATTACACTTCAGAATTTATCGCTGGGGCTGGAGATTTACTTGGTACTGCGTTAACTATTGGTTTAGCTCGTGGGGTTACAATCATCATGGATAACGCACAAATCAGTGATACATTATTATACTGGTTAAGTAATGCCGTATCTCACATGGGCGGAGTAGTATTCGCAATTGTAATGCTATTTGTCTTCATGTTATTAGGATTCTTCATTCCATCTTCATCAGGTTTAGCTGTATTAGCAATGCCAATTATGGCACCATTAGCTGATGTAGTAGGAGTTCCAAGAACTACAATTATCGATGCTTATAACTGGGGTCAAGGTTTAATGGCCTTCTTCGCACCAACTGGTTTAATCATTGCTTCTCTATCAATGGTTAACGTTGGATTCAACAAGTGGATTAAGTTTGTTATGCCACTCGTAGGTATTATCGGAGTACTTGCCTTGATTCTATTAGGTGTAAGTGTCTTCGTTTAG
- a CDS encoding NAD(P)H-dependent oxidoreductase, translated as MMSNLQQQKEIIDVFQRRYATKKFNPERKISEKDWETIMESARLAPSSFGFEPWKFLLIENPEVRQEIKEMAWGAKKTIDDASHFIVILARKNMTLENPHIQHMIEDVNGRTFDPESRFCQLFDDFQRNDLQLTTERALFDWASKQTYIAASQMMTAAAFLDIDSCPIEGFNQEKVDAYLAQNGWMDPKEFGVSLMISFGYRDEDIKPKTRQSLEEIYEVI; from the coding sequence ATGATGTCAAATCTCCAACAACAAAAAGAAATTATTGATGTATTTCAACGTCGTTATGCAACAAAGAAATTCAATCCAGAAAGGAAAATCTCTGAAAAAGATTGGGAGACAATTATGGAATCAGCTCGCCTTGCTCCAAGTTCTTTTGGTTTTGAACCTTGGAAATTTCTTTTAATTGAAAATCCAGAAGTACGACAAGAGATAAAAGAAATGGCTTGGGGTGCGAAAAAAACGATAGACGATGCGAGTCATTTTATCGTTATTTTGGCGCGTAAAAATATGACTCTTGAAAATCCACATATTCAACATATGATTGAGGACGTCAACGGTCGTACATTTGATCCAGAATCTCGTTTTTGTCAATTATTTGATGATTTTCAACGCAATGATTTGCAGCTTACTACCGAGCGTGCTTTATTTGATTGGGCAAGTAAACAAACTTATATTGCCGCAAGCCAAATGATGACCGCAGCTGCTTTTCTTGATATTGATAGTTGTCCTATTGAAGGCTTCAACCAAGAAAAAGTAGACGCCTATTTGGCACAAAACGGTTGGATGGATCCTAAAGAATTTGGCGTGTCTCTGATGATTAGCTTTGGTTATCGAGATGAAGATATTAAACCAAAAACTCGTCAATCGTTAGAAGAAATCTATGAAGTGATTTAA
- a CDS encoding glycosyltransferase family 2 protein, whose protein sequence is MVVDIILFIFFLYMAIYTLITIVSSTYALRELNQRKLFRQLVQHIDYQVPLPPISIFIPAYNEEKTILKTLESLRYVDYPEFEIIVINDGSTDQTLEVLKENFALKERDPFIKQRLKTKKIRHVYEYQGDDLPLIVIDKENGGKSDALNVGINVSKYPLFVTVDADSMLQKDSLQKIVMPYLQYDHVVAVGGDVKISNGVTLEKGEVTKMNIPHSPILVFQILEYFRAFLTTRVWFNRFNGNLIISGAFGLFDKNAALAVNGYSTNTIGEDMDLVVKLHSYHKKNRLPYRIEYSIEAICWTQGPKKWRDLKGQRIRWHIGLMQSLFSHRYIFFNTHYGWVSLFSFMYFFMYELINPIVIVLALVFSTYLLFRKMVYFKFVIAFILLYLTYTVINAWSSLYLERYFYNDKISKWDQFRLIIYCILENFGYRQWNLYCKFIALFSFRKKEEKEWGEIERE, encoded by the coding sequence ATGGTCGTAGATATTATTCTATTTATCTTTTTCTTATATATGGCAATTTATACGTTGATTACGATTGTTTCTTCTACTTATGCGTTGCGAGAATTGAATCAAAGAAAGTTATTTCGTCAGTTAGTACAACATATTGATTATCAGGTGCCCTTGCCACCGATTTCTATATTTATCCCTGCTTATAATGAAGAAAAAACGATTTTAAAAACGTTGGAATCTTTGCGTTATGTTGACTATCCTGAATTTGAAATTATTGTGATTAATGATGGTTCTACAGACCAAACACTAGAAGTATTAAAAGAAAATTTTGCTTTAAAGGAAAGAGATCCTTTCATTAAACAGCGACTAAAAACAAAAAAGATTCGCCATGTCTATGAGTATCAAGGAGATGACTTACCTTTAATTGTGATTGATAAAGAAAATGGAGGGAAATCAGATGCCCTAAATGTGGGGATTAATGTTTCCAAATATCCATTATTTGTAACTGTTGATGCAGATTCGATGCTACAGAAAGATTCTTTGCAAAAAATTGTCATGCCTTATTTACAGTATGACCATGTTGTAGCTGTAGGAGGAGATGTGAAGATTTCTAATGGCGTAACATTAGAAAAGGGGGAAGTTACAAAAATGAACATTCCTCATTCTCCGATTCTTGTCTTTCAAATTTTAGAATACTTCCGTGCGTTTTTAACGACTCGAGTTTGGTTTAATCGTTTCAATGGGAATTTAATTATTTCTGGGGCGTTTGGACTATTTGATAAAAATGCAGCTTTAGCGGTTAATGGTTATTCAACGAATACCATTGGTGAAGATATGGACCTTGTTGTTAAACTTCATTCTTATCATAAGAAAAATCGTTTACCTTATCGAATTGAATACAGTATTGAAGCGATTTGTTGGACACAAGGACCAAAGAAGTGGCGAGATTTAAAAGGACAACGAATTCGTTGGCATATTGGTTTGATGCAAAGTCTTTTTTCTCATCGCTATATCTTTTTTAATACACATTATGGATGGGTCAGTCTATTTTCTTTCATGTACTTTTTTATGTATGAATTAATTAATCCTATCGTAATTGTATTAGCTTTAGTTTTTAGTACCTATTTGCTCTTCCGAAAGATGGTGTACTTTAAATTTGTCATTGCGTTTATTCTCTTATATTTAACCTATACGGTTATCAATGCTTGGTCTTCATTATACCTAGAACGCTATTTCTATAATGATAAAATTTCAAAATGGGACCAATTTCGTTTAATTATTTATTGTATTTTAGAGAATTTTGGTTACCGTCAATGGAACTTGTATTGTAAATTTATCGCTCTTTTTTCTTTCCGAAAAAAAGAAGAAAAAGAATGGGGAGAAATTGAACGAGAATAA
- a CDS encoding CotH kinase family protein, with amino-acid sequence MSDTQKRWLKVAFLFCLTIIVGCLFLEWDVKHSEKDSVEKHPHKRNEPTYTLPVITIDMKQDEHIRQTKAGVVSDEVDAKINVYDEKENHLSDPVSEKYQGKIRIRGNSTRLVPKKQYKINLLTKKGKESPESFLGLPPNNAWVLNGPFEDKSFIRNSLAYTVGRKIMGWAPRTKFCEVFIRKANEKGKMEQYYKGIYVLTESVDRDAQRVNIHKTDKDSPTTSFIIQNNRPRPTDTILHSYGYENYLYDYPYMIVYPGKEKRTPEQEEYIEQTLSLVERSLYKETKEDTYQNYIDVDSFVDYYIINEFFKNTDAGMLSTYMYKDYGQKVKAGPLWDFNASMGNSSLLSPYFDYKGFYNNRTTLFSALLSKKSFVKKVIHRYKELRKTYLSTPYLMNLISYQVEQLGDAPKRNFEVWPFWACNQFEMFKQYQDVFFKMGDDFPQIEAFLKKHPNYKQSTANMSDSYEEEIKNLRIFITNRGQWLDENIHYLEEFLKEKNEAEE; translated from the coding sequence ATGTCAGATACACAAAAGAGATGGTTAAAAGTAGCTTTCCTTTTTTGTTTGACTATCATTGTTGGGTGTCTTTTTTTAGAATGGGACGTTAAGCATTCAGAAAAAGATAGCGTAGAAAAGCATCCGCATAAGAGAAATGAACCTACTTATACTCTTCCAGTAATTACGATTGATATGAAACAAGATGAGCATATTCGTCAAACTAAAGCAGGGGTAGTTTCTGATGAAGTGGATGCTAAAATTAATGTTTATGATGAAAAAGAAAATCATTTATCTGACCCTGTTTCAGAGAAATACCAAGGGAAAATTCGAATTCGCGGAAATTCTACCCGACTTGTACCCAAAAAACAATATAAGATTAATCTTTTAACCAAAAAAGGAAAAGAAAGTCCAGAATCTTTTTTAGGCTTACCTCCGAATAATGCTTGGGTTTTAAACGGACCTTTTGAAGATAAATCGTTTATTCGTAATAGTCTAGCTTATACGGTGGGAAGAAAAATTATGGGATGGGCACCAAGAACGAAATTTTGTGAAGTATTCATTCGTAAAGCAAATGAAAAAGGGAAGATGGAGCAATACTATAAAGGTATTTATGTCTTAACTGAAAGTGTGGATCGCGATGCTCAACGAGTAAATATTCATAAAACGGATAAGGATAGCCCTACAACAAGTTTTATTATTCAAAATAATCGTCCACGCCCGACGGACACGATTCTCCATAGTTATGGTTATGAAAATTATTTGTATGATTATCCATATATGATTGTTTACCCAGGAAAAGAAAAGCGAACGCCAGAACAAGAAGAATATATTGAGCAAACCCTTTCTTTAGTTGAAAGAAGTTTATATAAAGAGACAAAAGAAGACACTTATCAAAATTATATCGATGTAGATTCTTTTGTGGACTATTATATTATCAATGAATTTTTCAAAAATACGGATGCTGGAATGTTAAGTACCTACATGTATAAGGACTATGGACAAAAAGTAAAAGCAGGTCCTTTATGGGACTTTAATGCCAGCATGGGAAATAGTTCCCTTTTAAGTCCTTATTTTGATTACAAAGGATTTTATAATAATCGTACGACTCTATTTTCTGCTCTACTAAGCAAGAAATCTTTTGTTAAGAAAGTGATTCATCGTTATAAAGAATTACGAAAAACGTATTTAAGTACCCCATATTTGATGAATTTAATTTCTTATCAAGTAGAACAGTTAGGAGATGCGCCAAAACGTAATTTTGAAGTATGGCCATTTTGGGCTTGTAATCAATTTGAGATGTTTAAACAGTATCAAGATGTCTTTTTCAAAATGGGAGATGATTTCCCACAAATTGAAGCTTTCTTGAAAAAACATCCAAACTATAAACAATCTACCGCAAATATGTCTGATAGCTATGAAGAAGAAATCAAGAATCTACGTATTTTTATTACGAATCGTGGACAATGGTTAGATGAAAATATTCATTATTTAGAAGAGTTTTTAAAAGAAAAAAATGAGGCTGAAGAATGA
- a CDS encoding DUF4956 domain-containing protein, translating into MKEKLYDYLVNNNSQVGVLKTVEILLFTVLVAAIIFFTYRYTYIGVMYNRKFNVSLVMLCVITAMVMIVIGSNIALSLGMVGALSIVRFRTAIKDSRDTMYIFWSICAGICCGTQSYMIALIGTIFLALIAIFFSFGKFGYESRYVLIIRATRNHEEEIMQTIFQTFKDSQMKAKNTRENQLELVYQIQLKRSDDKGIVQKLYDIDGVNTVNLVAQNGETIG; encoded by the coding sequence ATGAAAGAAAAACTATATGACTATTTAGTAAACAACAATAGCCAAGTTGGCGTATTAAAAACCGTAGAGATTTTATTATTTACTGTTTTAGTAGCTGCTATTATTTTTTTTACTTATCGCTACACTTATATTGGTGTGATGTATAATCGTAAGTTTAATGTTTCATTAGTAATGCTTTGTGTCATTACTGCCATGGTTATGATTGTTATTGGTAGTAATATTGCACTATCCCTTGGGATGGTAGGGGCTCTTTCTATTGTCCGCTTCCGTACAGCGATTAAAGACTCAAGAGATACGATGTATATCTTTTGGTCGATTTGTGCAGGGATTTGTTGTGGAACACAAAGCTATATGATTGCCTTAATTGGAACGATCTTTTTAGCTTTAATTGCGATTTTCTTTAGCTTTGGGAAATTTGGTTATGAATCTCGTTATGTCTTAATTATTCGTGCAACACGTAATCATGAAGAAGAAATTATGCAGACGATTTTCCAAACGTTTAAAGATTCGCAAATGAAGGCTAAAAATACTCGAGAAAATCAATTAGAACTTGTTTATCAAATTCAATTGAAACGCTCTGATGATAAAGGAATTGTCCAAAAATTATATGATATTGACGGTGTAAATACAGTGAATTTAGTTGCCCAAAACGGCGAAACGATTGGGTGA
- a CDS encoding polyphosphate polymerase domain-containing protein has protein sequence MIIVNRRELKFAISEWDYYQLQAQLSELLNPDPHNGVEGYSIRSLYFDSLFSADYYAKMDGEEERKKIRLRIYHPDDQEVKLEIKRKMNISQRKETVTISREDAKELIQCNYGVLLNYDNPVAQTAYNIMTTEQYVPKVLIDYRRKAFIHEENKIRVTLDSDIRSNEFDFDLFSKDVYCTPVYDHWHALLEIKYDGDFFQWISGALVTHDSVYQSLSKYCVGRKFFDNYLS, from the coding sequence GTGATTATCGTTAATCGACGAGAATTAAAATTTGCGATCAGTGAGTGGGACTATTATCAATTGCAAGCGCAATTATCAGAATTATTAAACCCAGATCCTCATAATGGTGTTGAAGGATATAGCATTCGCAGTTTATATTTTGATTCTCTATTTTCGGCAGATTATTACGCCAAAATGGATGGTGAAGAAGAACGAAAAAAGATTCGTTTACGAATTTATCATCCCGATGACCAAGAAGTAAAATTAGAAATTAAAAGGAAAATGAATATCAGTCAGAGAAAAGAGACCGTAACGATTTCACGTGAAGATGCTAAGGAATTGATTCAATGTAATTATGGAGTGCTATTAAACTATGATAATCCAGTGGCACAAACCGCTTATAATATTATGACTACAGAACAGTATGTGCCTAAAGTATTGATTGATTATCGAAGAAAAGCATTCATTCATGAAGAAAATAAAATTCGTGTGACGTTGGATAGTGATATTCGTTCGAATGAATTTGACTTTGATCTTTTCTCAAAAGATGTATATTGTACCCCAGTATATGATCATTGGCATGCTCTATTAGAAATTAAATATGATGGCGATTTTTTCCAATGGATCTCGGGTGCGTTAGTAACCCATGATAGTGTCTATCAGTCATTAAGTAAATATTGTGTCGGTCGTAAATTTTTCGATAACTATTTATCTTAG
- a CDS encoding DUF916 domain-containing protein — protein MATKKRLLQFLFLITIGVASLFLHDASCNATSIFSVFPVENDAHQVGTEDSYFNLLEKPGEKDVLKVKIINPSKKAQKFMVTLTDGNTNDEGQIDYSGSKENSKQLKASFTDIAKNPQPIVEVGKESTKTIEIPFTMPKASFSGVILGGITVREVNPSSFNTYSYTIGVVLMNHRYDSINKKKSMQKEDIDYDKNQEAFIVRLINPSGFLSTDNELEIEVENVWGQKVYSYEKEDIDIAPHQEFSMMTDKLPHFFYRWEVKINQVEKTFYSLHFGDKVIYCSPIQLMVPILVLLLIIVGITWLFVRRYYKEKLN, from the coding sequence ATGGCAACTAAGAAAAGACTTTTACAGTTCCTGTTTTTAATTACAATCGGAGTGGCATCCTTATTTCTACATGATGCAAGTTGTAACGCCACTTCGATTTTTAGTGTTTTTCCAGTTGAAAATGATGCCCACCAGGTAGGGACAGAAGATAGTTATTTTAATCTTTTAGAAAAACCTGGTGAAAAAGATGTTTTAAAAGTTAAGATTATCAACCCATCTAAAAAAGCTCAAAAGTTCATGGTGACTTTGACGGATGGAAATACTAATGATGAAGGTCAAATTGATTACAGTGGATCAAAAGAAAATAGTAAGCAATTGAAAGCAAGTTTTACGGATATTGCTAAAAATCCTCAACCTATCGTTGAAGTTGGAAAAGAAAGTACAAAAACGATTGAAATTCCGTTTACCATGCCAAAAGCTAGTTTCTCTGGGGTGATTCTTGGTGGGATTACCGTACGAGAAGTAAATCCATCTTCTTTTAATACGTATAGCTATACGATTGGTGTAGTTTTGATGAATCATCGCTATGATTCTATTAACAAGAAAAAATCGATGCAAAAAGAAGATATTGATTATGACAAAAATCAAGAAGCGTTTATCGTACGTTTGATTAATCCAAGTGGATTTCTTTCGACAGATAATGAACTAGAAATTGAAGTTGAAAATGTATGGGGACAGAAAGTCTATTCTTATGAAAAAGAAGATATCGACATTGCTCCTCATCAAGAGTTTAGTATGATGACCGATAAATTACCACACTTTTTCTATCGCTGGGAAGTAAAAATCAATCAAGTAGAAAAGACTTTTTATAGTCTTCATTTTGGCGACAAGGTGATTTATTGTTCTCCGATTCAATTGATGGTTCCTATCTTAGTTCTTTTATTGATTATTGTAGGAATAACTTGGTTATTTGTTCGTCGTTATTACAAAGAAAAATTGAATTAA